From the genome of Helicobacter pylori, one region includes:
- a CDS encoding NFACT family protein has protein sequence MKFFLLKKFSEFLNAQTHFNLKRLNASLFLLETFSKEKHAFVLDLNTPYIGLSKKPPESVLKNTLALDFCLNKFTKNAKILQASIIDNDRILEITSAKDLAYKSENFILRLEMIPKKANIMILDKERCVIEAFRFNDRVAKNDILGALPPNIYEHQEEDLDFKGLLDILEKDFLSYQHKELEHKKNQIIKRLNTQKERLKEKLEKLEDPKNLQLEAKKLQTQAQLLLTYQHLINRHESCVVLKDFEDKECAIEIDKSMPLNAFINKKFTLSKKKKQKSQFLYLEEENLKEKIAFKENQMNYVKGAGEESVLEMFMPVKNSKIKRPMSGYEVLYYKDFKIGLGKNQKENIKLLQDARANDLWMHVRGIPGSHLIVFCQKNTPKDEVIMELAKMLIKMQKDVFNSYEIDYTQRRFVKIIKGANVIYSKYRTVSLKDT, from the coding sequence ATGAAATTTTTTCTTTTAAAGAAATTCAGCGAATTTTTAAACGCTCAAACGCATTTTAATCTCAAACGCTTGAATGCGTCTCTTTTTTTATTAGAGACTTTTTCTAAAGAAAAACACGCCTTTGTTTTAGATTTGAACACGCCTTATATCGGTTTGTCAAAAAAACCCCCAGAGAGCGTTTTAAAAAACACCCTAGCGTTAGATTTTTGTTTGAATAAATTCACTAAAAACGCTAAAATTTTACAAGCAAGCATCATTGATAACGATCGGATTTTAGAAATCACAAGCGCTAAAGATTTAGCTTATAAGAGTGAAAATTTTATTTTGCGTTTAGAAATGATCCCTAAAAAAGCCAACATCATGATTTTAGATAAAGAAAGATGCGTGATAGAAGCCTTTCGTTTTAATGACAGGGTCGCTAAAAACGATATTTTAGGGGCATTGCCTCCTAATATATACGAGCATCAAGAAGAGGATTTGGATTTTAAGGGATTGTTAGACATTTTAGAAAAGGATTTTTTATCCTATCAGCATAAAGAATTAGAACACAAAAAAAATCAAATCATCAAGCGGTTAAATACCCAAAAAGAACGCTTGAAAGAAAAATTAGAAAAACTAGAAGATCCTAAAAATTTACAGTTGGAAGCGAAAAAATTGCAAACTCAAGCCCAGCTATTACTCACTTACCAGCATTTAATCAACAGGCATGAAAGTTGCGTGGTTTTAAAGGATTTTGAAGATAAAGAATGCGCAATTGAAATTGATAAGAGCATGCCCTTAAACGCTTTTATTAATAAAAAATTCACTCTCAGCAAAAAAAAGAAACAAAAATCGCAATTTTTGTATTTAGAAGAAGAGAATCTAAAAGAAAAAATCGCCTTTAAAGAAAATCAAATGAACTATGTTAAAGGAGCGGGAGAGGAAAGCGTTTTGGAAATGTTTATGCCGGTAAAAAATTCTAAAATCAAACGCCCGATGAGCGGGTATGAAGTGCTGTATTATAAGGATTTTAAAATTGGCTTAGGGAAAAACCAAAAAGAGAATATCAAACTCTTGCAAGACGCAAGAGCGAATGATTTATGGATGCATGTAAGAGGCATTCCTGGATCGCATTTGATCGTTTTTTGCCAAAAGAATACGCCCAAAGATGAGGTCATTATGGAATTAGCCAAAATGTTGATTAAAATGCAAAAAGATGTGTTTAATAGTTACGAAATTGACTACACGCAGCGAAGATTTGTCAAAATCATCAAAGGAGCTAATGTCATTTACTCAAAATACCGAACTGTTAGTCTAAAGGACACTTAA
- a CDS encoding DNA repair protein RecN, which produces MRDFHNAQITRLKVRQNAVFEKLDLEFKDGLSAISGASGVGKSVLIASLLGAFGLKESNALNIEVELIAPFLDTEEYGIFREDEHEPLVISVIKKEKTRYFLNQTSLSKNTLKALLKGLIKRLSNDRFSQNELNDILMLSLLDGYIQSKNKAFSPLLGTLEEKFTRLEELEKERRLLEDKKRFQKDLEERLNFEKMKLERLDLKEDEYERLLEQKKLLSSKEKLNDKIALALDALENTHKITHALESAGHSAEFLKSALLEASALLEKEQAKLEECESLDIEKVLERLGMLSGIIKDYGSIMHAKERLGLVKNELHNLKEIDNHCEIYHKEIERLKTECLKLCDQISGFRKEYLAGFNALLSAKAKDLLLKSPSLVLEEAPMSEKGAQKLVLNLQNSQLETLSSGEYSRLRLAFMLLEMEFLKDFKGVLVLDEMDSNLSGEESLAVSKALETLSSHSQIFAISHQVHIPALAKNHILVFKENHKSLAKTLNNEERVLEIARMIGGSENIESAISFAKEKLKAQE; this is translated from the coding sequence ATGCGAGATTTTCATAACGCTCAAATCACACGCTTAAAAGTGCGTCAAAACGCTGTTTTTGAAAAGCTGGATTTGGAGTTTAAAGACGGCTTGAGCGCGATTAGTGGGGCTAGCGGGGTGGGAAAAAGCGTTCTTATTGCGAGCCTTTTAGGGGCGTTTGGGCTTAAAGAGAGCAACGCTTTAAACATTGAAGTGGAATTGATTGCGCCTTTTTTAGACACTGAAGAATACGGCATTTTTAGAGAAGATGAACATGAGCCCTTAGTCATCAGCGTGATTAAAAAAGAAAAAACGCGCTATTTTTTAAACCAAACAAGCCTGTCTAAAAACACGCTCAAAGCGTTATTAAAAGGTTTGATTAAACGCTTATCTAACGATAGATTCAGCCAGAATGAACTCAATGACATTTTAATGCTTTCCTTACTGGATGGCTATATCCAAAGCAAAAACAAGGCGTTTAGCCCCCTTTTAGGCACGCTTGAAGAAAAATTCACCCGATTAGAGGAACTAGAAAAAGAAAGGCGATTATTAGAGGATAAAAAGCGTTTCCAAAAGGATTTAGAAGAGCGTTTGAATTTTGAAAAAATGAAATTAGAGAGACTGGATTTAAAAGAAGATGAATACGAACGCCTTTTAGAGCAAAAAAAATTGCTTTCTAGTAAGGAAAAATTGAACGATAAAATCGCTCTGGCGTTAGATGCGCTAGAAAATACCCATAAAATCACGCATGCTTTAGAGAGCGCGGGCCATAGCGCTGAATTTTTAAAAAGCGCTTTATTAGAAGCGAGCGCCCTATTAGAAAAAGAGCAGGCTAAATTAGAAGAGTGCGAGAGTTTGGATATTGAAAAAGTGCTAGAAAGGCTTGGCATGTTAAGCGGGATCATTAAGGATTACGGGAGTATTATGCATGCTAAAGAACGATTAGGGCTTGTTAAAAACGAATTGCATAATCTCAAAGAAATTGACAATCATTGCGAAATTTACCACAAAGAAATAGAGCGATTAAAAACCGAATGCTTGAAATTGTGTGATCAAATAAGCGGCTTTAGAAAAGAGTATTTAGCCGGTTTTAACGCTCTTTTAAGCGCTAAAGCGAAAGATTTGCTCCTAAAAAGCCCTAGTTTGGTTTTAGAAGAAGCCCCCATGAGCGAAAAAGGCGCTCAAAAACTCGTTTTGAATTTACAAAATTCCCAATTAGAAACCTTAAGCTCTGGAGAATACAGCCGTTTGAGGTTGGCGTTCATGCTTTTAGAAATGGAGTTTTTAAAGGATTTTAAAGGCGTGTTGGTGTTAGATGAAATGGATTCTAATTTGAGCGGTGAAGAGAGTTTAGCGGTTTCTAAAGCCCTTGAAACCTTGAGCAGCCATTCGCAAATCTTTGCCATTTCGCACCAAGTCCATATCCCAGCGCTCGCTAAAAACCATATTTTAGTCTTCAAAGAAAACCACAAAAGCCTTGCAAAAACCCTTAATAACGAAGAAAGGGTTTTAGAAATCGCGCGCATGATAGGGGGGAGCGAGAATATAGAGAGTGCGATCTCTTTCGCTAAGGAAAAATTAAAGGCGCAAGAATGA
- a CDS encoding NAD(+)/NADH kinase, with the protein MKDSHQTIGVFVRPTHYQNPLFEKLEQAKEWVLKLLEDEGFESFMIDSVDGVKDERLIEKAYAFLCLGGDGTILGALRMTHSYNKPCFGVRIGNLGFLSAVELNGLKDFLQDLKYNTIKLEEHLALEGRIGKTSFYAINEIVIAKKKALGVLDIQAYAGHTPFNTYKGDGLIIATPLGSTAYNLSAHGPIVHALSQSYILTPLCDFSLTQRPLVLGAEFCLNFCTHEDALVVIDGQATYDLKANQPLYIQKSPTTTKLLQKNSRDYFKVLKEKLLWGESPSKKR; encoded by the coding sequence ATGAAAGATTCACATCAAACTATCGGCGTGTTTGTGCGGCCCACCCATTATCAAAACCCTCTTTTTGAAAAGCTAGAGCAAGCTAAAGAATGGGTTTTAAAGCTTTTAGAAGATGAGGGGTTTGAAAGCTTTATGATTGATAGCGTTGATGGGGTAAAAGACGAACGATTGATAGAAAAAGCTTATGCGTTTTTATGTTTGGGGGGCGATGGCACGATTTTAGGGGCTTTAAGAATGACGCATTCTTACAATAAGCCATGTTTTGGGGTTAGAATAGGGAATTTAGGGTTTTTGAGCGCGGTTGAATTGAATGGTTTGAAAGATTTTTTACAAGATCTCAAGTACAACACAATCAAATTAGAAGAGCATTTGGCTTTAGAGGGCCGTATCGGGAAAACCTCTTTTTATGCGATCAATGAAATTGTGATCGCTAAAAAAAAAGCTTTAGGGGTTTTAGACATTCAAGCTTATGCGGGTCATACGCCCTTTAACACCTATAAAGGCGATGGGCTTATCATTGCCACGCCCCTAGGCTCGACCGCTTATAATTTGAGCGCTCATGGGCCGATTGTGCATGCTTTAAGCCAGAGCTATATTTTAACGCCCTTGTGCGATTTTTCTTTAACGCAACGCCCCCTAGTGTTAGGAGCGGAATTTTGCTTGAATTTTTGCACTCATGAAGACGCTCTTGTAGTTATTGACGGGCAAGCCACCTATGATTTAAAAGCCAACCAACCCCTATACATTCAAAAAAGCCCCACGACCACCAAACTCTTACAAAAAAATTCAAGGGATTATTTTAAAGTGCTTAAAGAAAAGCTATTATGGGGGGAAAGCCCTAGCAAAAAAAGATAA
- a CDS encoding outer membrane protein, translating to MKKFFSQSLLAWIVSINALLAMDGNGVFIGAGYLQGQAQMHADINSQKQATNATIKGFDALLGYQFFFEKHFGLRLYGFFDYAHANSIRLKNPNYNSEAAQIAGQILGKQEINRLTNIADPKTFEPNMLTYGGAVDVMVNVINNGIMSLGAFGGVQLAGNSWLMATPSFEGILVEQALVSKKATSFQFLFNVGARLRILKHSSIEAGVKFPMLKKNPYITAKNLDIGFRRVYSWYVNYVFTF from the coding sequence ATGAAAAAATTTTTTTCTCAATCGTTGTTAGCTTGGATTGTTTCTATAAATGCACTATTAGCTATGGATGGCAATGGCGTGTTTATAGGGGCGGGTTATTTGCAAGGGCAAGCCCAAATGCATGCGGATATTAATTCTCAAAAACAAGCCACTAACGCTACTATCAAGGGCTTTGATGCACTTTTAGGGTATCAATTTTTCTTTGAAAAACACTTTGGCTTGCGCCTTTATGGGTTTTTTGACTACGCCCATGCCAATTCTATTAGGCTTAAAAACCCTAACTATAACAGCGAAGCAGCGCAAATAGCGGGTCAAATTCTTGGGAAACAAGAAATCAATCGTTTAACAAACATTGCCGATCCTAAAACCTTTGAGCCAAACATGCTCACTTACGGGGGGGCTGTAGATGTGATGGTTAATGTCATCAATAATGGCATCATGAGTTTGGGGGCTTTTGGTGGGGTGCAATTAGCCGGCAATTCATGGCTTATGGCGACGCCGAGCTTTGAGGGCATTTTAGTGGAGCAAGCCCTTGTGAGCAAAAAAGCCACTTCTTTCCAATTTTTATTCAATGTGGGGGCTCGCTTAAGGATCTTAAAGCATTCTAGCATTGAAGCGGGCGTGAAATTCCCCATGCTGAAGAAAAACCCCTATATCACTGCAAAAAATTTGGATATAGGGTTTAGGCGTGTGTATTCATGGTATGTGAATTATGTTTTCACTTTCTAG
- a CDS encoding alanine dehydrogenase, with protein MTIGLVKESMDLESRVALVPDDVVLIIQKGVEVLVENHAGANSGYSNEAYESVGAKIVDSKTAWGQDLVVKCKEPLEHEYPLLKEKATLFSYLDLAYQKSLCEMFIDKKITSICTETIAGPKNDYPILAPMSVVAGRLAAHLIQHYLLALEHVKGFMGKGVMLGGLSGTQRAKIVVVGGGVVGMESAKVLSQMGAKVTILELDYAKLQNHPYYHLYDLEVLSVNEANIIQALSGAVGLVGAVLVTASQTPKVILRRHLKRMQKQGVVIDVACDLGGCIETIHQTSHSNPVYVEEDLLHYGVPNMPGIVAKTSSVAYSHASAPYLLYYLEHGLKGFLKANTKIVANTLGGLSAHNGYITQEGIAKTFNLAFK; from the coding sequence ATGACGATTGGGCTAGTCAAAGAAAGCATGGATTTAGAATCACGAGTGGCTTTGGTGCCTGATGATGTGGTGCTAATCATTCAAAAGGGCGTGGAGGTTTTAGTGGAAAATCATGCCGGCGCTAATAGCGGTTATAGTAACGAAGCGTATGAGAGCGTGGGGGCTAAAATCGTGGATTCTAAAACAGCGTGGGGGCAGGATTTGGTGGTCAAATGCAAAGAGCCTTTAGAGCATGAATACCCTTTGTTAAAAGAAAAAGCTACTCTATTTAGTTATTTGGATTTAGCGTATCAAAAAAGCTTGTGCGAAATGTTTATAGATAAAAAAATCACTTCCATTTGCACTGAAACCATTGCCGGGCCTAAAAACGACTACCCTATTTTAGCGCCTATGAGCGTGGTGGCTGGGAGGTTAGCCGCGCATTTAATCCAGCATTATTTACTGGCTTTAGAGCATGTTAAGGGGTTTATGGGTAAGGGGGTCATGCTAGGGGGTTTATCCGGGACGCAAAGGGCTAAAATTGTCGTAGTTGGGGGCGGTGTGGTTGGCATGGAGAGCGCGAAAGTCTTAAGCCAAATGGGGGCTAAAGTAACGATTTTGGAATTAGACTACGCTAAATTGCAAAACCACCCCTATTATCATCTGTATGATTTAGAAGTTTTAAGCGTGAATGAAGCCAATATCATTCAGGCTTTAAGCGGGGCGGTGGGGCTAGTGGGAGCGGTGCTAGTTACAGCGAGCCAAACCCCTAAAGTGATTTTAAGAAGGCATTTAAAACGCATGCAAAAACAAGGGGTAGTGATAGATGTGGCTTGCGATTTAGGGGGGTGCATAGAGACCATACACCAGACAAGCCATTCTAATCCGGTGTATGTGGAAGAGGATTTGTTGCATTATGGCGTGCCTAACATGCCAGGGATTGTCGCTAAAACAAGCTCTGTAGCTTATAGCCATGCGAGCGCGCCGTATTTGTTGTATTATTTAGAGCATGGCTTGAAGGGCTTTTTAAAAGCCAACACTAAAATCGTGGCAAACACCCTTGGAGGCTTGAGCGCTCATAACGGCTATATCACCCAAGAAGGCATCGCTAAAACTTTCAATCTGGCGTTCAAATAG
- the rocF gene encoding arginase — translation MILVGLEAELGASKRGTDKGVRRLREVLSATHGDLIKGMQTIIQEQCVLDKEFRYAKNFEDYYLFCKENLIPCMREVFEKKEFPLILSSEHANMFGIFQAFRSVHKDKKIGILYLDAHADIHTAYDSDSKHIHGMPLGMVLNRVHSGFNRMSESEEKAWQKLCSLGLEKGGLEIDPKCLVYFGVRSTEQSERDVIKELQIPLFSVDAIRENMQEVVQKTKELLKAVGIIYLSLDLDIMDGKLFTSTGVRENNRLSFNELKRLLGLLLESFQDRLGAVEVTEYNPTVSTKHTNEEEKQVLEILDLIINSCKIKDKKPSFIMSP, via the coding sequence ATGATTTTAGTAGGATTGGAAGCGGAATTAGGAGCCTCAAAAAGAGGCACCGATAAAGGGGTTAGGCGTTTGAGAGAAGTTTTAAGTGCAACGCATGGCGATTTGATTAAAGGCATGCAAACGATCATTCAAGAGCAATGCGTGCTTGATAAAGAGTTTAGATACGCTAAGAATTTTGAAGATTACTACCTTTTTTGTAAAGAAAATTTGATCCCTTGCATGCGAGAAGTGTTTGAGAAAAAAGAATTTCCTTTGATCTTAAGTTCAGAGCATGCGAACATGTTTGGGATTTTCCAAGCCTTTAGGAGCGTTCATAAGGACAAAAAAATAGGGATTTTGTATTTAGATGCGCATGCGGATATTCATACGGCTTATGACAGCGATTCAAAGCATATCCACGGCATGCCTTTAGGCATGGTTTTAAATCGTGTCCATAGCGGGTTTAATCGCATGAGCGAGAGCGAAGAAAAGGCATGGCAAAAGCTTTGCTCTTTGGGGTTAGAAAAGGGAGGGTTAGAAATTGATCCTAAATGTTTGGTGTATTTTGGGGTAAGAAGCACCGAACAGAGTGAAAGAGATGTGATTAAGGAATTACAAATCCCTTTATTTAGCGTGGATGCGATAAGAGAAAACATGCAAGAAGTGGTTCAAAAAACCAAAGAATTATTAAAAGCGGTGGGTATTATTTACCTCAGCTTGGATTTAGACATTATGGACGGCAAGCTTTTCACTTCTACCGGCGTGCGTGAAAATAACAGGCTGAGTTTTAATGAGTTGAAGCGATTACTGGGCTTGCTTTTAGAAAGCTTTCAAGACAGATTGGGAGCGGTTGAGGTAACCGAATACAACCCCACGGTGAGCACAAAACACACCAACGAAGAAGAAAAGCAGGTTTTAGAGATCTTAGATCTCATCATCAATAGCTGCAAAATTAAAGACAAGAAGCCATCTTTTATAATGAGTCCCTGA